A genomic window from Brevibacillus agri includes:
- a CDS encoding ABC transporter permease, which translates to MALLSYSIRRILMLIPVLLGMSIVVFSIIRAIPGDPALTILGEKASPKAIEDLREVLGLNNPWYIQYFDYLKQIITGDLGVSLHSGASITQEIGPYLAATTELTIVSMLFAVIIGVNAGILSAWKQNSWFDYCAMLIALIGVSMPIFWLGLMEQWFFAQELKWLPSVGRDNSRNPVEAITQFYILDTILAGQWDQLWEVIKHLILPGVALGTIPMAIIARITRSSMLEVMRADYVRTARAKGLAQFWVVYKHALKNAMIPVLTVIGLQTGLLLGGAVLTETIFGWPGVGRYIFTAIGNRDYPVIQSGILVIATIFVLINLLVDLLYAYIDPRIKYR; encoded by the coding sequence ATGGCATTGCTATCCTACAGCATCCGAAGAATTCTTATGCTCATCCCCGTTCTACTGGGCATGTCCATCGTCGTATTTTCCATCATTCGTGCCATCCCAGGTGATCCGGCTCTGACCATATTGGGAGAGAAAGCAAGTCCGAAAGCGATTGAAGATTTACGGGAAGTTTTAGGCTTGAACAATCCGTGGTACATTCAATATTTTGACTACTTGAAGCAGATTATTACCGGCGACTTGGGCGTTTCCCTGCATTCCGGGGCAAGCATCACGCAAGAAATCGGCCCGTATTTGGCCGCCACCACCGAGCTGACGATTGTCAGCATGCTTTTCGCTGTCATTATCGGAGTGAACGCAGGGATTTTGTCTGCGTGGAAGCAAAACTCCTGGTTTGACTACTGTGCGATGCTGATCGCCTTGATCGGTGTTTCGATGCCAATTTTTTGGCTAGGGTTGATGGAGCAGTGGTTCTTTGCGCAAGAACTGAAATGGCTGCCATCCGTTGGTCGCGACAATTCGCGTAATCCTGTAGAGGCCATTACGCAGTTCTATATACTGGACACGATTTTGGCTGGACAGTGGGATCAGTTGTGGGAGGTCATCAAGCATTTGATCCTGCCTGGCGTGGCTTTGGGGACGATTCCGATGGCGATTATCGCCCGGATTACCCGTTCGAGCATGCTGGAAGTCATGCGTGCCGATTACGTGCGGACCGCTCGGGCAAAAGGCTTGGCGCAGTTCTGGGTCGTGTACAAGCACGCGCTGAAAAACGCGATGATTCCCGTGCTGACGGTGATCGGTCTGCAAACGGGCTTGCTTTTGGGCGGAGCGGTGCTGACCGAAACGATTTTTGGCTGGCCAGGAGTCGGCCGCTACATTTTCACAGCGATCGGCAACCGCGACTATCCGGTGATCCAGTCCGGCATTTTGGTGATCGCTACGATTTTCGTCTTGATTAATCTCCTGGTCGACCTTCTGTATGCCTATATCGATCCGCGCATTAAATACCGCTAG
- a CDS encoding ABC transporter substrate-binding protein — MKKRVLSAAMTSLLALAMLLAGCSGSQTTQAPAEQPKTETPATSAPEPAKTGPKQLIVGRGGDTVGLDPIAQTDGESFKVTENIFDTLVGYAEESTEVVPSLAEKWEISPDGLTYTFHLRSGVKFHDGTDFNAEAVKWNFERWSDKNHPQHNKEGFEYYNDMFGGYKGDETHVIKSVEAVDAQTVKFTLNRPLAPFIQNLGMSCFAIASPKAVQEMGPEKFNEKPVGTGPFKFVEWKRNDTITLEKNPDYWNAGFPKLDKLVFKVIPENTARLTALTSGEIDMMDGLNPDDAETVKGNSDLQLILRPSMNIGFVGFNVEKKPLDNPKVREAIAYAVNKPAIIDAFFAGLGQPAVNPMPPSIWGHNSNIQDREFNIDKAKQLLTEAGFPNGFKIKFWAMPVARPYMPDGVKIAEAIQQDLKKIGVEAEIVTMEWATYLEKTKAGEQEMFMLGWTGDNGDPDNFLATLLDKNNIGGNNRTRWANEEAHKLLMAAQSATTKEEREKLYLQVQEIIFKDVPMVPLAHSTPALAAKANIINYKPHPKGSESLEKVDLK, encoded by the coding sequence ATGAAGAAGAGAGTTCTCTCCGCAGCCATGACCAGCCTGTTGGCGCTGGCTATGTTGCTTGCCGGATGCAGCGGTTCTCAGACGACACAGGCGCCGGCAGAACAGCCAAAAACAGAAACTCCGGCGACTTCGGCACCAGAGCCGGCAAAAACGGGACCCAAGCAACTGATCGTCGGCCGCGGCGGCGACACAGTGGGCCTCGACCCGATCGCGCAAACCGACGGCGAATCGTTCAAGGTGACGGAAAACATATTCGATACGCTGGTAGGCTACGCGGAAGAAAGCACAGAAGTAGTGCCTTCCCTTGCTGAAAAGTGGGAAATCTCTCCGGATGGTTTGACGTACACGTTCCATCTGCGCAGCGGCGTGAAGTTCCACGACGGCACGGATTTCAATGCCGAGGCGGTAAAATGGAACTTCGAGCGCTGGAGCGACAAGAACCATCCGCAGCATAACAAGGAAGGCTTCGAATACTACAACGACATGTTCGGCGGCTACAAAGGCGACGAAACACACGTCATCAAGAGTGTAGAAGCGGTAGACGCGCAAACGGTGAAATTCACCCTGAACCGCCCGCTCGCCCCGTTCATTCAAAACCTGGGCATGTCCTGCTTCGCGATTGCATCGCCAAAAGCGGTACAGGAGATGGGCCCTGAGAAGTTCAACGAAAAACCGGTCGGAACAGGACCGTTCAAGTTCGTAGAGTGGAAGCGCAACGACACCATTACGCTGGAGAAAAACCCGGACTATTGGAACGCTGGTTTCCCTAAGCTCGACAAGCTCGTGTTCAAGGTCATTCCTGAAAATACAGCTCGTCTGACAGCGCTCACTTCCGGCGAGATCGACATGATGGACGGTCTGAACCCGGATGACGCGGAAACGGTGAAAGGCAACAGCGATCTGCAACTGATCCTGCGCCCGTCCATGAACATCGGCTTTGTCGGCTTTAACGTAGAGAAAAAGCCGCTGGACAACCCGAAAGTTCGTGAAGCGATCGCGTATGCGGTCAACAAGCCGGCGATCATCGACGCCTTCTTCGCAGGACTGGGACAACCGGCTGTGAACCCGATGCCGCCTTCCATCTGGGGGCACAACAGCAACATCCAAGACCGCGAATTCAACATTGACAAGGCAAAGCAGCTTTTGACAGAAGCAGGCTTCCCGAACGGCTTCAAAATCAAGTTCTGGGCGATGCCGGTTGCTCGTCCGTACATGCCGGATGGCGTGAAAATTGCCGAGGCGATTCAGCAAGACCTGAAAAAGATCGGCGTAGAAGCGGAAATCGTCACCATGGAATGGGCGACGTACCTGGAAAAAACAAAAGCAGGCGAGCAGGAAATGTTCATGCTGGGCTGGACTGGCGACAACGGCGACCCGGACAACTTCCTGGCGACCTTGCTGGATAAAAACAACATCGGCGGAAACAACCGCACGCGCTGGGCAAATGAAGAAGCGCACAAGTTGCTGATGGCTGCCCAGTCTGCGACGACCAAGGAAGAACGCGAGAAGCTGTACCTGCAAGTTCAGGAAATCATCTTCAAGGACGTGCCGATGGTGCCACTGGCGCACTCGACGCCTGCGCTTGCTGCCAAGGCCAACATCATCAACTACAAGCCGCATCCAAAAGGCTCCGAGAGCTTGGAGAAGGTTGACCTCAAGTAA
- a CDS encoding ABC transporter ATP-binding protein, with product MTEELLVVKNLKKYYPITGGILGGEVGVVKAVDDVSFTVKRGETLGLVGESGCGKSTTGRSLLRLIEPTAGEVTFDGVNVTALSTDAMRKMRRDMQIVFQDPFASLNPRHNIEKILEEPLIVHGIGTSAERKRKVQQMLEVVGLSSYHARRYPHQFSGGQRQRIGIARALMLNPKLIVADEPVSALDVSIQSQVLNLMQDLQRDMGLTYLFIAHDLSVVRHISDRVGVMYLGRIVELTTSNQLYTNPLHPYTKALLSAVPTPDPDAVRERVILQGDVPSPANPPSGCTFHTRCPHVTEECRSVRPAFQDVGDGHFVACHLYKQ from the coding sequence TTGACAGAAGAACTACTCGTCGTAAAAAACTTGAAAAAGTACTATCCCATCACTGGTGGCATCCTGGGCGGGGAAGTAGGCGTCGTAAAAGCAGTAGACGATGTTTCGTTTACGGTTAAGCGCGGGGAAACGCTGGGACTGGTCGGAGAGAGCGGCTGTGGCAAGTCGACGACCGGGCGCTCGCTCTTGCGGCTGATCGAGCCGACTGCGGGTGAAGTCACGTTTGACGGTGTGAATGTAACCGCGCTTTCAACGGATGCGATGCGCAAAATGCGCCGCGATATGCAAATTGTTTTCCAAGACCCGTTCGCTTCCCTGAATCCTCGTCACAATATTGAGAAGATTCTGGAAGAACCGCTGATCGTTCACGGGATCGGAACGAGTGCCGAGCGCAAACGAAAAGTGCAGCAAATGCTCGAGGTCGTGGGGCTGAGCAGCTATCACGCCAGGCGTTACCCGCACCAGTTCAGCGGTGGGCAGCGCCAGCGGATCGGGATCGCCCGGGCGCTCATGCTCAATCCGAAGCTGATCGTGGCCGACGAGCCTGTATCTGCGCTCGACGTGTCGATTCAGTCGCAAGTGCTCAACCTCATGCAAGATTTGCAGCGGGATATGGGCCTCACCTACTTGTTTATCGCCCACGACCTGAGTGTCGTGCGGCATATCAGCGACCGGGTGGGCGTGATGTACCTCGGCCGGATCGTGGAGCTGACCACGAGCAACCAGCTTTACACGAATCCGCTTCATCCGTACACAAAAGCTTTGCTGTCTGCCGTGCCGACTCCGGACCCCGACGCTGTGCGGGAGCGGGTGATTTTGCAAGGCGACGTGCCAAGTCCTGCGAATCCTCCCAGCGGCTGTACGTTCCATACGCGCTGTCCGCACGTGACAGAGGAATGCCGCTCTGTTCGTCCCGCTTTTCAGGATGTGGGCGACGGACACTTCGTGGCTTGCCATCTGTACAAGCAGTAA
- a CDS encoding ABC transporter ATP-binding protein: protein MSDPVLQIENLQTHFFTDRGQIPAVDGVTITVNKGEVVGIVGESGCGKSVTSLSVMKLVPNPPGKIVGGKIKFKGEDLVTADEKRMRDIRGNEIAMIFQEPMTSLNPVFTIGNQIGEAVRLHTKASKKESRARAIDMLKKVGIPRAEAIVDEYPHQLSGGMRQRVMIAMAMACNPELLIADEPTTALDVTIQAQILDLMRQLNQEAQTAILLITHDLGVVAEMCHRVVVMYAGNVIEEGDVRTILKKPKHPYTKGLLNSLPKLEESQERLYSIPGNVPIPGSLTVGCRFAPRCDQATDLCRSEMPQLKAVGENHLSRCWLSE from the coding sequence GTGTCAGATCCTGTCCTTCAAATCGAAAACCTGCAGACGCACTTTTTCACGGACCGCGGCCAAATCCCTGCCGTTGATGGCGTGACGATCACGGTTAACAAAGGAGAAGTAGTCGGCATCGTAGGCGAGTCAGGCTGCGGGAAAAGCGTTACTTCCTTGTCAGTCATGAAGCTGGTGCCCAATCCACCTGGAAAAATCGTCGGGGGAAAAATCAAGTTCAAAGGGGAAGACCTCGTAACAGCCGATGAAAAGCGGATGAGGGACATACGCGGAAATGAAATCGCGATGATTTTCCAAGAGCCGATGACGTCCCTGAACCCTGTTTTTACGATCGGGAATCAGATCGGCGAAGCGGTTCGCTTACATACGAAAGCCAGTAAAAAAGAGTCGCGGGCTCGCGCGATCGACATGCTGAAAAAAGTAGGGATTCCGCGAGCGGAAGCGATTGTCGATGAATACCCGCACCAGCTTTCCGGCGGGATGCGGCAGCGCGTCATGATCGCCATGGCGATGGCCTGCAATCCGGAGCTGTTGATTGCGGACGAGCCTACGACGGCGCTCGATGTGACCATTCAGGCGCAAATTCTCGATCTGATGCGCCAACTCAACCAGGAGGCGCAGACGGCCATTTTGCTCATCACGCACGATTTGGGCGTGGTCGCGGAGATGTGCCACCGCGTCGTGGTCATGTACGCGGGCAACGTCATCGAAGAGGGAGACGTTCGCACGATCCTGAAAAAGCCCAAGCATCCGTACACAAAAGGATTGCTCAACTCCTTGCCCAAGCTGGAAGAGTCGCAGGAGAGGCTCTACTCCATCCCGGGGAATGTGCCGATTCCCGGCTCGCTTACGGTCGGATGCCGCTTTGCGCCCCGGTGCGATCAGGCGACTGATCTTTGCCGCAGCGAAATGCCGCAGCTAAAAGCAGTAGGGGAAAATCACCTGTCCCGCTGCTGGCTGAGCGAATAA
- a CDS encoding DUF3679 domain-containing protein: MNVTVKLTGLLIILLVGVVIGLQTAERGISKVSGVPEEKAQTFYIKKVDQGQMEIAVMGKQVQTAGPEKMVNYVSRVGLTLGDSIKNGAQMFVDWVGSFFEP, translated from the coding sequence ATGAACGTGACGGTGAAGCTGACAGGTCTGTTAATCATTTTGCTGGTCGGCGTGGTGATTGGTCTGCAAACGGCGGAGCGGGGAATCTCCAAGGTGAGCGGAGTGCCCGAAGAAAAAGCGCAGACCTTTTACATCAAAAAAGTCGATCAAGGTCAGATGGAAATCGCAGTGATGGGCAAGCAGGTGCAGACGGCAGGGCCGGAGAAAATGGTCAACTACGTGAGCCGTGTGGGCTTGACATTGGGCGACAGCATCAAAAATGGAGCGCAAATGTTTGTCGATTGGGTAGGAAGTTTTTTCGAGCCGTAG
- the spoIIP gene encoding stage II sporulation protein P, which yields MATLIQRQFAVLSFITAFLFVMTGVLSLGGNRVAITSSAIQQAASHISSLAILNWMGQEIPALSATVQASSDARSNSVTGFLFQLATNIQPGDLRSLLGRELPGMVTTEDARFVVQGKGATLADFYVEYPAHPKQVADTSQLVPVVEPQEQAAAKPAEEKPAPVAKPATTNGKKVVFVYNSHNRESWFSETKPVGTSVDHPTRNISLVSQHLSEALNERGIGADVSKDDIYQQLLNKKMDYALSYAQSLQVVKAAVEKNRELHYFFDLHRDTAPRDRTTVTIKGKTYARVMFVIGKRNKSHEKNEAFATELHELMEKMYPELSRGVMEKGAKTDHGEYNQSISPGSLLMEIGGTENTLQESLNTAEALADVFAAYYLQAEKVGKTVAEEPAKR from the coding sequence ATGGCGACCCTAATCCAACGCCAATTCGCAGTTCTTTCATTCATAACCGCGTTTTTGTTCGTCATGACGGGTGTGTTGTCGCTGGGAGGAAATCGCGTCGCGATCACCTCCTCCGCCATCCAGCAGGCGGCGTCGCATATATCGAGTCTGGCGATTTTGAACTGGATGGGGCAGGAGATTCCGGCTCTCTCCGCTACGGTGCAGGCTTCGTCCGATGCCAGGTCCAATAGCGTGACGGGCTTTCTTTTTCAACTGGCGACCAATATTCAGCCAGGCGATTTGCGCAGCCTGCTCGGCAGAGAGCTGCCGGGGATGGTGACGACGGAGGATGCGCGGTTTGTCGTCCAGGGAAAAGGAGCTACGCTCGCTGACTTTTACGTCGAGTATCCCGCCCATCCGAAGCAGGTGGCAGATACGTCCCAGCTCGTGCCCGTCGTGGAGCCGCAAGAGCAGGCGGCGGCAAAGCCCGCAGAGGAAAAGCCCGCTCCTGTGGCAAAGCCAGCCACGACGAACGGCAAAAAAGTCGTCTTCGTCTACAATTCGCACAACCGCGAATCGTGGTTTAGTGAAACAAAGCCGGTCGGCACTTCTGTCGATCATCCGACCCGAAACATCTCCCTCGTCAGCCAACATCTGAGCGAGGCGCTGAACGAGCGGGGAATCGGTGCGGATGTAAGCAAGGATGACATTTACCAGCAGCTTCTGAACAAAAAGATGGATTACGCGCTGTCGTACGCCCAATCGTTGCAAGTAGTGAAAGCCGCTGTCGAAAAAAATCGGGAGCTGCACTACTTCTTCGACCTGCACCGCGATACGGCTCCGCGTGATCGCACGACCGTGACGATCAAAGGAAAAACGTACGCACGCGTCATGTTCGTCATTGGCAAGCGGAACAAAAGCCACGAGAAAAACGAGGCGTTCGCGACCGAACTGCACGAGCTGATGGAAAAGATGTATCCCGAGCTGTCCCGCGGCGTGATGGAAAAAGGGGCAAAAACCGATCATGGCGAGTATAATCAGTCCATCTCTCCGGGAAGCCTGTTAATGGAAATAGGTGGCACGGAGAACACCTTGCAGGAGAGCTTGAATACGGCGGAGGCATTGGCCGATGTCTTTGCCGCTTATTACCTGCAGGCCGAAAAAGTAGGCAAAACAGTAGCGGAAGAGCCTGCGAAGAGGTGA
- the gpr gene encoding GPR endopeptidase has protein sequence MAHNIDLSGYSIRTDLAVEAHELAQQQNESNIEGIWLQADDREPNIKVTRLHVQTEEAGKQIGKLPGRYLTIEVPKLRENDTSIEEQVAKRFAVEFAAFLEQMGITKDQKALIVGLGNWNVTPDALGPMVVENLLITRHLYKLAPETVGEGYREVSAISPGVLGITGIETSEIVFGVVEKSKPDFVICIDALASRALHRVNTTIQISDTGIHPGSGVGNKRKAIDQATLGIPVIAVGVPTVVFASTIVNDAITYLLGHFGQSMVESKRAFNKLALSTVPERSEPYTEDDLPDMESRKTFMGLVGSLPEEEKRQLIHEVLRPLGQDLVVTPKEVDDFIEGVANVIATGLNRSLHQAVDGDNSAAYTH, from the coding sequence ATGGCGCACAACATTGATTTGTCAGGCTACTCGATTCGGACCGATTTGGCCGTAGAGGCGCATGAGCTGGCCCAACAGCAAAACGAAAGCAATATCGAAGGCATTTGGCTGCAAGCTGACGACCGGGAGCCGAACATCAAGGTGACGAGACTGCACGTACAGACGGAAGAGGCAGGCAAGCAAATCGGCAAGCTGCCGGGACGCTACCTGACGATAGAAGTACCCAAGCTGCGCGAAAACGATACTTCTATAGAAGAACAAGTCGCAAAGCGGTTCGCTGTGGAATTTGCCGCTTTTCTGGAGCAAATGGGAATCACGAAAGACCAAAAGGCGCTGATCGTGGGGCTTGGCAACTGGAACGTGACCCCGGACGCGCTCGGGCCGATGGTGGTGGAAAACTTGCTGATTACGCGCCACCTGTACAAGCTGGCCCCGGAAACGGTCGGGGAAGGCTATCGCGAGGTCAGTGCCATCTCGCCGGGCGTGTTGGGCATTACCGGGATTGAGACGAGCGAAATTGTTTTCGGCGTCGTGGAAAAAAGCAAGCCAGACTTCGTCATCTGCATCGACGCTCTCGCCTCCCGCGCTCTGCACCGCGTCAATACGACGATCCAAATATCGGACACAGGCATTCATCCCGGATCCGGGGTAGGGAACAAGCGCAAGGCGATCGACCAGGCGACGCTCGGGATTCCGGTGATCGCAGTCGGCGTGCCGACCGTCGTTTTTGCCTCCACGATCGTCAATGACGCGATTACGTATTTGCTGGGGCATTTTGGGCAGTCCATGGTGGAGAGCAAGCGGGCGTTCAACAAGTTGGCGCTGAGCACGGTGCCGGAGCGTAGCGAGCCGTACACCGAGGATGATTTGCCTGACATGGAATCGCGCAAAACGTTTATGGGGCTGGTAGGCTCGCTGCCGGAAGAGGAAAAGCGGCAACTGATCCACGAGGTGCTCCGGCCGCTTGGACAAGATTTGGTCGTCACGCCAAAAGAGGTGGACGACTTCATCGAAGGCGTAGCCAACGTGATCGCAACCGGGCTGAACCGCTCGCTGCATCAGGCCGTGGACGGGGACAACAGCGCCGCCTACACGCACTAG